In Leishmania mexicana MHOM/GT/2001/U1103 complete genome, chromosome 20, one genomic interval encodes:
- a CDS encoding 60S ribosomal protein L37a — protein sequence MAKRTVKMGVMGRYGTRYGANPRKRAKKLEVSQHAKHFCSFCGKFAFRRKAVGIWRCDGCSKTVAGGAYTLSTPNNSTVRSTVRRLRELAKI from the coding sequence ATGGCGAAGCGCACAGTGAAGATGGGGGTGATGGGCCGCTACGGCACCCGTTACGGCGCAAACCCGCGTAAGCGCGCGAAGAAGCTTGAGGTGTCTCAGCATGCCAAGCACTTCTGCTCCTTCTGCGGTAAGTTCGCGTTCCGCCGCAAGGCTGTCGGCATCTGGCGTTGCGACGGCTGCAGCAAGACCGTCGCCGGTGGTGCGTACACCCTGAGCACGCCGAACAACAGCACCGTCCGCTCCACGGTCCGCCGTCTGCGCGAGCTGGCCAAGATCTAA
- a CDS encoding putative nucleoside transporter 1, with amino-acid sequence MTGQSAAVEGGKSGLPWYRFGFHTLAEFNTFVTFVLLGMSIMMVTSAVTSAPDFVTKYFIFATGDPDAAAETPLFWTHANTFYNAGTYAMQVVTEIVSLTPFMRSIPLGIRLFLGLGIPFVELVIIIAVPAATIPTQNGAIAVIMMVAVMGGFSKALCDSCTNALVGPFPTKFMNGAQWGLTVVALFMSIIQIILQVSMGSTFQDVLTISRIYFGIGIGIQMMAIVALFFLRYNPFALKYIAEFRAAALRRGGHVEMEESQDSKEPATGDVAETHKTGDKEVTLDEMEETDEVRAVNAEVLAAKSGAVLQATGDADRMVDLDQTKNITSTEQMLRASVWSVFKRIYPMLLCAFTIFFMTLLLFPGVFFLVPARSGWYMTIIVLLFNAGDFVARVLLMIRVLRPSPKAVIGGTFGRLAVVPLLVLCVRGIIPGVALPYILIFVFGLTNGYFGTMSCIHCPRTPTLHYAGERSVAAMLSGIALMLGLCFGSNMSLAITLTY; translated from the coding sequence ATGACGGGCCAATCTGCTGCAGTGGAGGGGGGCAAATCTGGACTCCCGTGGTACCGCTTCGGCTTCCACACGCTTGCCGAGTTCAACACATTCGTTACATTCGTGCTGCTCGGCATGTCCATCATGATGGTGACGAGCGCTGTCACATCTGCACCTGACTTTGTCACCAAGTACTTCATCTTCGCCACCGGCGACCCagatgcggctgcggagacgCCGCTGTTCTGGACTCACGCGAATACCTTCTACAATGCCGGCACGTACGCTATGCAGGTCGTTACTGAGATCGTTTCACTGACTCCGTTCATGCGCTCGATTCCGCTCGGCATTCGTCTTTTCCTGGGCCTTGGCATCCCATTTGTGGAGCTGGTGATCATCATCGCCGTGCCGGCCGCGACCATCCCAACGCAGAACGGCGCGATTGCAGTGATcatgatggtggcggtgatgggtGGCTTCTCCAAGGCGCTATGTGACTCGTGCACGAACGCTCTTGTCGGCCCCTTCCCGACCAAGTTCATGAACGGCGCGCAGTGGGGTTTGACCGTGGTTGCACTCTTCATGTCGATCATCCAGATCATCCTGCAGGTGTCTATGGGGTCAACGTTCCAAGACGTGCTCACCATCTCCCGTATCTACTTCGGTATTGGAATCGGTATTCAGATGATGGCTATTGTGGCGCTCTTCTTTTTGCGCTACAACCCGTTCGCGCTGAAGTACATTGCTGAGttccgtgctgctgcgctgcgccgaggTGGCCATGTGGAGATGGAGGAGTCGCAGGACAGCAAAGAGCCCGCGACGGGCGATGTCGCGGAGACACACAAGACGGGAGACAAGGAGGTCACCCTTGATgagatggaggagacggaTGAGGTGCGCGCGGTGAACGCTGAGGTGCTCGCTGCCAAGAGCGGCGCGGTGCTCCAGGCGACTGGCGATGCTGATCGGATGGTGGACCTGGATCAGACGAAGAACATAACGTCGACAGAGCAGATGCTTCGCGCCTCCGTGTGGTCTGTGTTCAAGCGCATTTACCCGATGCTCCTGTGCGCCTTCACCATCTTTTTCATGACTCTGCTGCTCTTCCCTGGCGTGTTCTTCttggtgccggcgcgcagcggctggtACATGACTATCATTGTGTTACTGTTCAATGCGGGCGACTTTGTGGCGCGAGTTCTCCTGATGATCCGTGTGCTGCGTCCGTCGCCGAAGGCCGTCATTGGTGGCACTTTTGGCCGTCTCGCTGTCGTTccgctgctcgtgctgtgcgtgcgcggcatcATCCCCGGTGTCGCTCTGCCGTATATCCTTATCTTCGTGTTCGGGCTGACTAACGGCTACTTCGGTACGATGTCGTGCATTCACTGCCCGcgcacgccgacgctgcaCTACGCCGGCGAGCGCTCTGTGGCTGCCATGCTGTCGGGTATTGCTCTGATGCTGGGTCTGTGCTTCGGCTCCAACATGTCTCTTGCCATTACCCTGACCTACTAA
- a CDS encoding putative mismatch repair protein MSH8, which yields MVFVDSQVDVNSVSFTYPFLEGIDPTAPPSTISIPHKYLDAMANMERQYWDIKSKHYNVVVFFKKGKFYELYDYDAVIANREFGLKMVLDTSNRGKMRLAGVPEQSYNEWARLFVFRGYKVGRVEQMKESESEVQTAKMKVVPRELVEVLTPGTLKDPSMLSDHREVFVLSLAPVFRDGELVIDAFAVDLSRRVAYRCPCGSRKREAKTGCDTISSSLSIKRENGVYGSLKNSTLRALSALLQQLSPKEVIISSSDWVSNDAERRQTFKHTCDEITKWTESEGFSVEHISSRALPSLSMTTMVTAEQVMTSYFTFLCLASDIAIFSTATEYTTHLSGVIGTDSETAASDATLDGAASGKSSIMDYEHRFDKGLVLDATTVSNLEVLTNLHDGSEKHSLNECLNRCSTNGGRRLFRSWLLRPSASSRVIAARQDAVQFLTRYNLLHSLTDMEVSEQVGEKRSRSSEGLSLFSSVVSVDFERFLSRLSDIRQNDSQKIAYVDPMVQYKKNLGIILSSVRALSAMVGWGKQFFARCREVACEQGTGIPALLGELLEEVTAAEASNKRIEGLFDRQAAEESGLLIPSPGTSSVFDAATTKLRHVESKLHDVRRQLQQDVFRGAQAHFTDLGKDLFLIEVAVADAPKMTPAGMVERARSAKSVKYVVSSIEALVESHKEATAMKAGALLTVLCSVSSRICDEFPRLFSASRALSYIDCLLSLAQLHHAFPTVCYPRLCTAHERDVAVVRGWDMIHPLLTGKNPVANNVSLDDAEGRVLLLTGPNMAGKSTLMRTVALNVLLAQLGGPVLATRMELSPVDRVFTRIGARDASHKGQSTLYVELSETADILHSASARSLCLVDELGRGTSTHDGMAIAYATLHALTTAKPAAPLTIFSTHYHALAMEQARTATPTPTGAHTRVVQLGYMDFVLKSETATAFADEDANDTSRSCAPASCVSNLVFLYRLVRGICARSYGVEVAVMAGIPHTLVQLAKAKSEALSRETAFHEDVRGIEKFIRA from the coding sequence ATGGTGTTTGTGGATAGTCAAGTCGATGTGAACTCGGTGAGCTTCACTTATCCCTTCCTGGAAGGGATCGACCCGACTGCGCCACCGTCAACTATATCGATTCCGCACAAGTATCTCGATGCAATGGCCAACATGGAAAGGCAGTACTGGGACATCAAGTCGAAACACTACAACGTTGTGGTTTTCTTCAAGAAGGGCAAATTCTACGAGCTATATGACTACGACGCTGTGATAGCGAATCGAGAATTCGGCCTGAAAATGGTCTTGGACACATCTAATCGCGGCAAAATGAGGTTGGCTGGCGTTCCCGAACAAAGCTACAATGAGTGGGCTCggctttttgtttttcgcgGGTACAAGGTGGGCCGTGTTGAGCAGAtgaaagagagcgagagcgaggtgCAAACAGCGAAGATGAAGGTCGTTCCTCGTGAACTGGTGGAGGTGTTGACCCCAGGCACCTTGAAAGATCCGTCAATGCTGTCCGATCACCGGGAGGTGTTTGTTTTGTCGCTTGCCCCCGTCTTTCGCGACGGGGAACTCGTGATTGACGCGTTTGCCGTTGATCTGTCACGCCGCGTCGCGTATCGGTGCCCATGCGGTTCTCGCAAAAGAGAGGCAAAAACTGGTTGTGATACCATTTCCTCGAGCCTCAGCATCAAGAGGGAAAACGGCGTTTACGGCTCTCTAAAGAACTCCACTTTGCGTGCACTGAGCGCTCTCTTGCAACAGTTGAGCCCAAAGGAGGTGATCATATCAAGCAGCGATTGGGTTTCCAATGATGCTGAAAGGAGGCAGACTTTCAAGCACACCTGCGACGAAATCACAAAGTGGACGGAGAGCGAAGGGTTCTCTGTAGAGCACATCTCCAGCAGGGCGCTGCCATCTCTGTCGATGACCACTATGGTAacggcggagcaggtgaTGACGAGCTACTTCACATTCCTTTGTCTTGCAAGTGACATCGCTATTTTCTCAACGGCAACGGAGTACACAACACACTTGTCTGGTGTGATTGGTACCGACTCCGAGACAGCGGCGTCGGATGCTACATTGGATGGGGCAGCTAGTGGAAAGTCGTCCATTATGGATTATGAGCACCGGTTTGACAAGGGTCTGGTACTGGATGCCACCACCGTGAGCAATTTGGAAGTGCTGACAAACTTGCATGATGGCTCTGAAAAGCACTCATTGAATGAGTGTCTAAATCGCTGCAGCACAAACGGTGGACGTCGCCTTTTCCGCTcctggctgctgcggccgtcCGCCAGCTCGCGGGTCATCGCGGCGCGCCAAGACGCCGTGCAGTTTTTGACGCGGTACAATTTGCTGCACTCTTTAACGGACATGGAGGTCAGCGAGCAGGTTGGGGAGAAGCGATCCCGCTCCAGCGAGGGGCTGTCCCTGTTCTCGTCCGTAGTGTCCGTCGACTTCGAGCGCTTCCTTTCGCGTTTGTCCGACATACGGCAAAACGACTCGCAAAAAATCGCGTACGTCGATCCCATGGTGCAGTACAAGAAGAACCTTGGCATCATTCTCTCGTCGGTGCGGGCCCTAAGCGCGATGGTAGGCTGGGGCAAGCAGTTCTTTGCACGGTGCCGCGAGGTCGCGTGCGAGCAGGGGACTGGCATTCCTGCACTTTTAGGGGAACTTCTCGAGGAAGTTACTGCTGCTGAAGCCAGCAACAAGCGCATCGAAGGCTTGTTCGACCGCCAGGCCGCTGAGGAGAGTGGCCTGCTGATTCCCTCGCCAGGAACGTCGAGCGTGTTCGACGCGGCAACCACGAAGCTGAGGCATGTCGAGTCAAAGCTGCACGACGTGCGACGCCAGTTACAACAAGATGTGTTTCGAGGTGCGCAAGCTCATTTTACCGATCTAGGGAAAGATTTGTTCTTGATTGAGGTTGCTGTGGCTGATGCGCCAAAGATGACACCCGCCGGGATGGTAGAAAGAGCGCGGAGCGCGAAGAGCGTCAAGTACGTCGTGTCTTCTATTGAAGCTCTCGTGGAGTCTCACAAGGAGGCCACCGCCATGAAAGCCGGGGCTTTGCTTACCGTTCTGTGCAGCGTTTCGAGCCGCATCTGTGACGAGTTTCCGCGTCTCTTTTCGGCTAGTCGGGCCCTATCGTATATTGATTGTTTACTAAGCTTGGCGCAGCTCCATCATGCGTTTCCCACGGTGTGCTATCCACGGCTTTGCACGGCGCACGAGCGTGATGTCGCCgtggtgcgtgggtgggACATGATCCACCCCCTTCTCACGGGAAAGAACCCTGTAGCGAACAATGTGAGCCTAGACGATGCTGAAGGGCGCGTTTTGCTTCTGACTGGTCCTAATATGGCGGGCAAGAGCACATTGATGCGCACCGTTGCCTTAAACGTGCTTTTGGCACAGTTAGGTGGGCCTGTGCTGGCTACGAGGATGGAACTCTCCCCCGTTGACCGCGTCTTCACCCGCATTGGTGCTCGCGATGCATCGCACAAAGGCCAAAGCACGCTATATGTGGAGCTCAGCGAGACCGCCGATATCCTGCACAGCGCAAGCGCGCGCAGTCTGTGCCTTGTCGACGAGCTTGGACGAGGGACGTCGACGCACGATGGCATGGCTATCGCATACGCCACGCTGCACGCCTTGACGACGGCCAagcctgcagcgcctctcaCTATTTTCTCCACACACTACCACGCCCTAGCGATGGAGCAGGCACGTACAGCAACACCGACTcccacaggcgcacacacacgcgtggtACAGCTGGGGTACATGGATTTTGTTCTGAAGTCCGAGACAGCGACTGCCTTTGCGGACGAGGACGCCAACGACACGAGCCGCAGCTGTGCACCGGCCTCGTGCGTGTCAAATTTGGTGTTTTTGTACCGACTGGTCCGCGGCATCTGCGCCCGCAGCTACGGCGTagaggtggcggtgatggctggTATCCCACACACGTTGGTGCAGCTGGCAAAGGCAAAGTCAGAGGCGCTGTCGCGCGAGACCGCCTTCCACGAAGATGTGCGTGGTATCGAAAAGTTCATCCGCGCttga